In the genome of Arachis stenosperma cultivar V10309 chromosome 6, arast.V10309.gnm1.PFL2, whole genome shotgun sequence, the window ggtatctctaagtctcaatactctctagacctgcttacACTCTTGCTTACTTAGGCattggagtgtctttgcaggtaccaccccccattctttCACGCACACAAGTCGGGCAGAGGCCCCCAAAGTGCAGATCCACTCGAAGGCCTCCTCTTTCAaacgattgggccaaccaacGCCATCCAAtccattaatctccggttaTCCATCGTAACATTTATCATCGACATTGGTTCCATGAGCATCTTCCCTATTGTGCAATTGAACAGAGCAATCAATGTCTTCAATGACCAAAATTGACTTGCTTCCTGTCCCAATCAACAACTTCCTAAGATCTGAATTGCATTGCACTTCTTCCAAATCCAAGTCAAACCTTAGATAGTTAGCCATGGCAGCTATCAAGCTTGATTTCCCCGTACCTGGTGGTCCGTACAGAAGGTATCCTCTTTTCCAAACCTTCCCAACTCTCTTATAATATTCTTTCCTCCCCAAAAAAAGCAAGTTCAAATCTTCCAACAACATTCCCAGTAATACAATACAAACCCATTACTACATCGTTTCTCGAATTAGATTAGTCATATTTCTGATAATAATATCCAAAGTAAcacattttattttgttaaacaAATTAGTCTCATTCTCGAGATAAAAATTTATGGACTAATTTGGTAACTAAAATTTGTTAGATATTAAAATGTAGGACAAAAAAATTTGAGAGACTAATTTAAGGTATTAAAGAGAGTTGTATCATACCTTTTATCTCTGGCTCCATTGCTATAGAATCAAAAGTTGAAGGGTGATTAAGAACAATAGAGTTCCAATAATCTGTTCCATTATAATCAAtggtttaattttttactattctGAATtcatttcaataaaaaaagatttcCCCTCCTAAAGAAAAAggcaaaaataatttataactaCATAAAACTATAAAAGTACATTAATTCTGTTATTTATACGTTCATATATGGAAAATGATTAAAGTTATGCTTGACAGTGAATACTTAGTTTAGTTGTGATTTGATCTTTGTTTAAGTGTATTTTATCGATTGAATTAAATGGAAGAATATTACGAGTTAGACAAGAAAATATTGAGCTGTTATATAAACAAAGTATGAACATGGATCATCAAGAAAGAAACGAAGTTATCAACAAAATGGATCAAGAAGTAACAAATCTGCAGGGAACTTCTTGAGACAGCATATTGAGATTTCAATAACTTCAGTTTGATGATGATGTTCTTCCTCCTCACTTAATGTTGTTGTAATACTATAATCCAAAAATGAAGGTCAAAACTACTTGTAATTTGAGGTTCCACTTTCGattttttgctttttaatttattttccatggcttattaattattatggaatttaattttaacatgCTGAgagtataaataaattttatgtgcatctagttatatattattatattagtaaaaataaccATTTTTACAATCAATAtgtgaataattatttaaaagaacAAACATGATTGAATGGTCATATAAAATAGTTTGTATATCAAAATTAGCTTTTATTATTGTCTCATGAAATTTCATGTTTCATTTTTCATCTATTAGAGTTAGAAGTACAATTTGCAAggattaataagaaaaatatttgcTTGTTAAACTGAGGTAAaccctttttaattaattgagaTGAATGATTTTTTCTCCTCCTACTCTTACTCTTGTCTACTTTCTAATACCTAAGTTTAATTATAATTACAGAAATCATAAAATAACCTTGACTTTTATATTAATGTGCAACCAAAAATGTTTTAGGAGATAAATGATTGGGAAATAGAAGAACATTAATTTCTATGCGtccaaaataaaaatcaatttcatAATGTTATCTAATATAAACGAAAATATACCAAGATAATTATCTTAATATACAAATTGTTATAAATTGTTCATTATAATaaagtagttttttttttttaattctaatacTAAACCATTGTTCTAAATAATCTGTTCCATTTAAACCATTGTTCTAAATTCTAatacttcatttttttttcttttcaacaaGTTAACCGAAAcaggggagaaaaaaaaaaccagtACCATGAGGGAACACAGAATGAtcagacctaagaagaccaaaATCACATTGTTTACCAAAAACACAGGACGTTGGCTAATAACAATCTTCTCAATTGATTCAAGGAATTTCCTAGACACCAAAACATGCACCTAACAAAATATCAAAACACTGTATTAAGATATCCCTAGTCATTAACTTTCTCATGCCATAATTAACCACAGTATCATAGAAACTCTTGTTACTAGCAAAACCCATTTTTTTTCAACAGTAAAATTAGTCAGAGTGTAGTActgaaagaaacaaaaactaaacAATGAAACAAACAATGCTGGAGCAACTATTACATTTATGTGATACATACTCCAGCACCAACATACTTAGAACCAAGCAATGGCATCATAACATTCTCACATATAGTTGGTGGATGATATCCTTTTCTGAAGAGGAAACAAGTTCATTCACATCTTTCCAAAGCAGAAGTTCATTCTAAATGAAACAATATTATTTGCTTGTTTAAAATTCCTAGGCATTGATGGAAATTGGAAACACTGAATAAGTTCAGTTTACGGATATGCAACAATAACCC includes:
- the LOC130933849 gene encoding AAA-ATPase At5g17760-like, translated to MGFASNKSFYDTVVNYGMRKSDHSVFPHDYWNSIVLNHPSTFDSIAMEPEIKDLNLLFLGRKEYYKRVGKVWKRGYLLYGPPGTGKSSLIAAMANYLRFDLDLEEVQCNSDLRKLLIGTGSKSILVIEDIDCSVQLHNREDAHGTNVDDKFLIKVTLSGLLNFIDGLWSSCGEERIVICTTNDKERLDPALLRPGRMDLHIHMSYCSFTAFKTLASNYLRIQNHHHPMFDDIQGLLDKVNATPAEVVGELMKSENVNIALKGLINFLQSKHNTSK